Proteins encoded in a region of the Trypanosoma brucei gambiense DAL972 chromosome 11, complete sequence genome:
- a CDS encoding trans-sialidase, putative, with protein sequence MRMQILILLLLVMCNIGWTRSIAKTPDVYEFDLFDGDEKGSFLLSVVDAVHIHSVVEAEGVLVAIGEFRYHLAGEVRLRTFSLSSIDGGRTWKKDNIIEGRKEMEYSSYPIPLEVVAKGSNVYVLASGYDVQGDGLGKVTISECKDSLLLISGKVVRSRGFFSQSAGVEWNKQVPLKGVFPTGLQAGPVNKFFRGRRDAIVTEGGLLVFLVCLKNENSEDVPTIIYSVDDGIHWKSTPLEAHVCKENCNIFEWGGRLMLSNGSYTGHLAVYESINMGREWTEAKRTFSRVWASGAAEGGSHNLLVVTIEGKRLLIFTQRAPSTDSYGDGLNIWLSDGEHFFDIGHVTLEGGIDGEGTLLYSNGKLLYFYKKTGTFHDEVSNAVPYDIGKVAHLDHELEKIKAVVEKWRTESVLRSGTRGATDRVNCVDDAPAGLFLNDLDGDQWKDTYNSVSIKAVGAKKTLNGILFSGPNRGATWTVSNHTGAQLYNFANYEFTLGVTVEVPDRVSEKIPVVGVVISEGSVDECLEVSYTSDDKWYVTFGGRHVPTFGSSIHNETHQVTITMYNGLFTVNIDGAAFSRTGSGIKTVRRVRDVMHFYIGGYGEKKATPNGKLLVKSAVLFKRELTLAEVQVMFMRTYWPRCPSKAPLVAVDEPQEGHSNGHIDNATHVCVALAAMIFVVTF encoded by the coding sequence ATGAGAATGCAAATACTCATTTTACTGTTACTTGTCATGTGCAACATCGGCTGGACACGTAGTATTGCTAAGACACCGGATGTTTATGAATTTGATCTTTTCGACGGGGACGAAAAGGGCAGTTTCTTGCTCTCCGTCGTTGATGCCGTCCATATTCATTCCGTCGTCGAGGCTGAAGGTGTGTTGGTTGCAATCGGAGAATTCAGATATCACCTGGCTGGTGAAGTAAGGCTAAGAACGTTTTCACTTTCAAGCATAGATGGGGGGAGGACATGGAAAAAGGACAACATaattgaaggaagaaaggagatgGAGTATTCTTCCTATCCAATACCACTTGAAGTAGTTGCCAAAGGGAGCAATGTGTATGTGCTTGCAAGCGGGTATGATGTGCAAGGCGATGGCTTAGGCAAGGTAACGATAAGTGAGTGCAAAGACAGTCTCCTTCTAATTTCTGGGAAAGTTGTAAGGTCGAGAGGTTTTTTTTCGCAATCAGCTGGTGTAGAGTGGAACAAACAGGTGCCGTTGAAGGGGGTCTTCCCCACTGGACTTCAAGCGGGGCCAGTGAACAAGTTTTTCCGAGGAAGAAGGGATGCAATCGTCACTGAAGGGGGTTTACTTGTATTTCTCGTTTGTTTAAAGAACGAGAACAGCGAAGACGTACCCACAATAATTTATTCCGTAGACGACGGTATCCACTGGAAGTCGACACCCCTAGAAGCTCATGTATGCAAGGAGAATTGCAACATCTTTGAATGGGGAGGGAGGCTTATGTTGAGCAACGGCTCGTATACCGGTCACTTGGCTGTTTATGAATCCATCAATATGGGAAGGGAATGGACGGAAGCCAAGAGGACGTTCTCGCGTGTGTGGGCCAGTGGTGCAGCCGAAGGTGGATCACACAACTTGCTTGTTGTCACAATTGAAGGGAAAAGGTTGTTGATTTTCACCCAGCGCGCACCGTCGACTGACTCATATGGGGATGGGCTCAATATTTGGCTATCTGATGGCGAACATTTTTTTGATATTGGTCACGTCACTCTTGAAGGTGGAATAGATGGTGAAGGGACACTGCTGTACAGCAACGGCAAACTGCTTTACTTCTACAAAAAAACTGGCACCTTTCATGATGAGGTAAGCAACGCGGTACCCTATGACATAGGCAAGGTTGCGCATTTAGATCATGAACTCGAAAAGATAAAAGCGGTTGTGGAAAAATGGAGGACCGAGAGTGTGCTCCGTTCCGGAACCAGAGGAGCCACCGACCGCGTAAACTGTGTTGATGATGCACCCGCTGGGCTTTTTTTGAATGATTTAGATGGTGATCAGTGGAAAGACACATATAACAGCGTGAGCATCAAAGCTGTTGGGGCTAAGAAAACATTGAATGGTATATTATTTAGTGGCCCTAATCGGGGTGCCACATGGACTGTGAGCAACCACACGGGGGCTCAGCTTTACAACTTTGCAAATTATGAATTTACACTTGGGGTGACTGTGGAGGTGCCTGACCGAGTGAGTGAAAAAATCCCGGTTGTGGGCGTTGTCATCAGCGAAGGAAGTGTCGACGAGTGTCTTGAAGTGTCGTACACATCGGATGACAAATGGTACGTAACGTTTGGGGGCCGGCATGTGCCTACATTTGGATCCTCCATCCACAACGAGACTCACCAAGTTACGATAACCATGTACAATGGTTTGTTCACTGTTAATATCGATGGTGCCGCCTTCTCGAGGACGGGAAGCGGTATCAAGACTGTTAGGCGAGTGCGAGATGTTATGCATTTCTATATTGGAGGATATGGAGAGAAGAAAGCTACTCCCAATGGAAAACTACTGGTGAAGAGTGCTGTTCTTTTCAAAAGGGAGTTGACCCTTGCCGAAGTCCAAGTGATGTTCATGCGAACGTACTGGCCTAGATGCCCGTCAAAGGCACCTCTAGTTGCTGTTGATGAACCACAGGAGGGTCACAGCAACGGGCACATTGATAACGCAACGCACGTATGTGTGGCGCTTGCTGCTATGATCTTTGTTGTCACTTTTTGA